The following proteins come from a genomic window of Thermoproteus sp.:
- a CDS encoding nucleotidyltransferase domain-containing protein, with protein MWEVLAKRVEEYEKNFSRFVERVVARFGGRVTLILFGSRAAGTHSPSSDFDVVVVLEELGDYFETAAEILRMGRGLPIDLLLFAREEFKVEGVLRDMLKGAKCLYDGLHICGPEGAVSPSASPT; from the coding sequence GTGTGGGAAGTCCTTGCCAAGAGGGTAGAGGAATACGAGAAGAATTTTAGCAGATTCGTTGAGAGAGTAGTCGCCCGCTTCGGCGGCCGCGTCACGTTGATACTTTTCGGCTCTAGAGCCGCCGGGACGCACAGCCCCAGTAGCGACTTCGACGTCGTGGTGGTCCTAGAGGAGTTGGGAGACTACTTCGAGACGGCCGCCGAGATTTTAAGAATGGGCCGCGGGCTGCCTATAGACCTCCTGCTGTTCGCGCGCGAGGAGTTCAAAGTGGAGGGGGTCCTGAGGGATATGCTCAAAGGCGCCAAATGCCTCTACGACGGATTGCATATCTGCGGCCCGGAGGGGGCGGTCAGCCCTTCAGCCTCGCCGACTTGA
- the infB gene encoding translation initiation factor IF-2, with protein sequence MRVRSPFVVVVGHVDVGKTLLLDKIRGTAVAYREPGMITQHIGMSFVPWQAVEKFAGPLVDRLRLRGRIWIPGFLFIDTPGHAAFANLRKRGGSVADLAVLVVDITSGLEDQGVESLRLIQSRGVPFVIAANKLDRIYGWQSEPNRPFLLAVEKQEWHAIANLEEQIGKLIDQLSRLGVEADRYDRVRDFATQVPIVPTSAVTGEGVADLLLVLAGVSQRFVSKERLTVGDGPARGVVMEVREERGLGTVADAIIYDGVLRRGDTIVTASLQGPVAVKVKMLVVPKPLDEMRDPEDKYKYVDAVEAAAGVRIVGEGLEGVVPGAPLIVPAGPLEEAMRAVGEEISAVKIESDREGVVAKADTFGTLESMVLFLKQSNIPVRRADVGPPSHKDVVEAVLSKRRDPAYGAILAFNVKVPPEVEKEAQSSGVKIIRGEILYKVVDEYLRWASELKAKALEAALSQLVRPGVIQLLPGYVFRRRDPVIVGIRVVKGTIKPGYTLVRPDGREVGKIMQIQKHGSPVQEAKVGDEVAISIAGDVTVGRQIKEGDILYVHIPEDHFKQWLLQYRSQLRGDEKEALDEYAQVRKSWRK encoded by the coding sequence ATGCGAGTACGTTCGCCTTTCGTGGTGGTAGTGGGTCACGTGGACGTGGGGAAGACCCTCCTTCTGGACAAAATTAGAGGTACCGCCGTGGCCTATAGGGAGCCCGGCATGATCACACAACATATAGGCATGTCGTTCGTGCCGTGGCAGGCCGTCGAGAAGTTCGCAGGCCCCCTCGTGGATAGGCTCAGGCTGAGAGGCCGTATTTGGATCCCAGGCTTTCTGTTTATAGACACGCCGGGCCACGCGGCCTTTGCGAACCTCCGCAAGAGGGGCGGCTCGGTGGCCGATCTGGCCGTGTTGGTTGTCGACATCACATCTGGCCTGGAGGACCAAGGCGTTGAGTCGTTGAGGCTCATACAGAGCAGAGGGGTCCCCTTCGTCATAGCGGCTAATAAGCTCGATAGGATTTATGGCTGGCAGTCGGAGCCCAACAGGCCTTTCCTCCTCGCGGTGGAGAAACAAGAATGGCACGCAATAGCTAACTTGGAGGAACAAATAGGCAAGCTTATAGATCAACTTTCGCGTCTAGGCGTAGAGGCGGATCGCTACGATAGGGTGAGGGACTTCGCGACGCAGGTCCCCATAGTCCCCACCAGCGCGGTGACCGGAGAGGGCGTGGCGGACCTCTTGTTGGTGCTGGCTGGGGTGTCCCAGAGGTTTGTCTCCAAGGAGAGACTAACTGTAGGCGATGGACCCGCGAGGGGGGTCGTCATGGAGGTCAGAGAGGAGAGGGGGCTGGGCACTGTGGCGGACGCCATAATTTACGACGGCGTCTTGCGGAGAGGCGACACCATAGTTACTGCTAGCCTCCAGGGCCCCGTGGCCGTGAAGGTCAAAATGCTCGTCGTGCCGAAGCCGCTCGACGAGATGAGAGATCCCGAAGATAAATATAAGTACGTAGATGCCGTAGAGGCGGCGGCCGGCGTGAGGATTGTGGGGGAGGGCCTCGAGGGCGTAGTGCCCGGCGCGCCCCTCATAGTCCCCGCCGGACCTTTAGAGGAGGCCATGAGGGCCGTTGGCGAGGAGATATCTGCCGTCAAGATAGAATCGGATAGAGAGGGCGTCGTGGCGAAGGCCGACACATTCGGCACTCTAGAGAGCATGGTCCTCTTCCTGAAGCAGTCCAACATACCAGTTAGGAGGGCCGACGTGGGGCCGCCTTCGCATAAAGACGTAGTGGAGGCCGTTCTCTCCAAGAGGAGGGACCCGGCCTACGGGGCCATATTGGCCTTTAACGTCAAGGTCCCGCCCGAAGTCGAAAAGGAGGCGCAGTCGAGCGGCGTCAAGATAATTAGGGGCGAGATACTCTATAAGGTCGTCGACGAGTATTTACGTTGGGCCAGCGAGCTTAAAGCAAAGGCCCTAGAGGCCGCCTTATCGCAACTGGTGAGGCCCGGCGTCATACAGTTACTGCCCGGCTACGTCTTTAGGAGGAGAGACCCCGTAATTGTCGGCATTAGAGTCGTAAAGGGCACCATAAAGCCAGGCTACACCTTAGTGAGGCCCGACGGGAGGGAGGTGGGAAAGATCATGCAGATACAGAAACACGGAAGTCCCGTACAGGAGGCGAAAGTCGGCGACGAGGTCGCAATATCCATTGCCGGCGACGTGACGGTGGGGAGGCAAATAAAAGAGGGCGATATCCTCTACGTACACATCCCGGAGGACCACTTCAAACAGTGGCTTCTACAGTACAGGTCGCAACTGAGGGGAGACGAGAAGGAGGCCCTTGACGAATACGCACAAGTCCGTAAGTCCTGGCGTAAATAA
- a CDS encoding GTP cyclohydrolase I: MQPLEGLAHALLKELGMDLDAPGTKDTPRRFASALTELTRGLREPPPEIVFFPTRYKGIVEIKGVRAVGLCEHHMLPIIMKISVAYEPGEAGAPGLSKVIRLIKWAAARPIMQEEFTEWLADLLLEKLKARSVEVEVVGWHTCSALRGVKDEHHRMVTRASRRR, encoded by the coding sequence ATGCAACCACTAGAAGGGCTGGCTCACGCCTTGTTGAAGGAGCTGGGGATGGACCTAGACGCGCCCGGTACTAAAGATACGCCTAGGAGGTTCGCGTCAGCCCTCACGGAGCTCACTAGGGGGCTTAGGGAGCCTCCCCCAGAGATAGTCTTCTTCCCCACTAGGTATAAGGGCATCGTTGAGATAAAGGGCGTGAGGGCCGTAGGCCTCTGCGAACACCACATGTTGCCCATAATCATGAAGATCTCAGTTGCTTATGAGCCGGGGGAGGCTGGCGCGCCCGGTCTGAGTAAAGTCATTAGGCTGATAAAATGGGCCGCGGCGAGGCCTATAATGCAGGAGGAATTCACCGAGTGGCTTGCCGATTTGTTGTTAGAAAAGCTGAAGGCCAGATCGGTGGAGGTGGAGGTCGTGGGTTGGCATACTTGCTCCGCCTTGAGGGGAGTTAAGGACGAACACCACAGGATGGTGACTAGAGCCTCCCGGAGACGTTAG
- a CDS encoding 30S ribosomal protein S6e, with protein sequence MPTFKVVVSDPLSGKARQFEVKDPAAQRFIGLKIGETIDASVLPDLKAPQGAKLMLTGGSGIEGAPMVPGVPGQVKKYAILSGPPGYKPKKEGERQKKLVRGNTVSDQIVQINTVLVYPEGYKGPPVIALGEKELAKLTGQQQQGAEQQA encoded by the coding sequence GTGCCGACCTTTAAGGTCGTAGTTTCGGATCCCCTAAGCGGGAAGGCGAGACAGTTCGAGGTGAAGGACCCAGCGGCCCAGAGGTTTATAGGCCTCAAGATAGGCGAGACTATAGACGCCTCGGTGTTGCCTGACCTAAAGGCGCCTCAAGGCGCTAAGCTCATGCTGACGGGCGGGAGCGGCATAGAGGGCGCGCCCATGGTGCCGGGAGTGCCCGGCCAAGTGAAGAAGTACGCCATACTCTCCGGCCCGCCTGGCTATAAGCCCAAGAAGGAAGGCGAGAGGCAGAAGAAGCTCGTCAGGGGCAACACAGTCTCCGACCAGATCGTCCAGATAAACACCGTCTTGGTGTACCCAGAGGGCTACAAGGGCCCGCCCGTAATAGCGCTGGGCGAGAAGGAGCTCGCCAAGCTCACAGGCCAGCAACAACAAGGCGCGGAACAACAGGCCTAA
- a CDS encoding dual specificity protein phosphatase family protein, with translation MECPYFVEPNLAGSCMPRRGDLDKFPSLGIKYVITLAEDWELREYGGWAGPDEYKTELELRGIKWLHWPTPDGRAPSNLQALVRIIASLTRLGGVLVHCVGGVGRTPTTLSAYLIYKGLDAHEALRRVSEVVPAISISEEQYYALLELETQLRG, from the coding sequence GTGGAGTGCCCATATTTCGTCGAGCCCAATCTAGCCGGTAGCTGTATGCCCCGTAGAGGTGATCTCGACAAATTTCCAAGTCTCGGCATAAAATACGTAATTACTCTCGCCGAGGATTGGGAGTTGAGAGAATATGGGGGGTGGGCCGGCCCCGACGAATATAAGACCGAGCTGGAGCTGAGGGGGATTAAGTGGCTACACTGGCCGACGCCCGACGGGAGGGCCCCCAGCAACCTACAAGCTTTAGTCAGGATAATAGCCTCCTTGACGAGACTCGGCGGCGTCTTGGTCCACTGCGTCGGCGGGGTCGGGAGGACCCCCACGACGCTTTCTGCCTACCTGATATATAAAGGCCTCGACGCCCACGAGGCCTTGAGGAGAGTCTCCGAAGTCGTGCCCGCCATATCGATATCCGAAGAGCAGTACTACGCCCTGTTGGAGCTGGAGACCCAACTGAGGGGCTAG
- a CDS encoding diphthine--ammonia ligase: protein MELIALYTGGKDSHYAIIKAIEAGHEVKCLLTAEPARIDSYMFHAVNAKWALLHGEAMGIPHYLFQVSGVKEREVEELEAALAKYKRECGAEGLVTGAIASRYQKERVDRVAARLGLAHVSPLWGRDQRELLREEAAALRFVIVAVMAMGLDERWLGVEVDGGRAEALLRLSERYGFSPVGEGGEYETFVVRSPLFRGKEVEIVDADKIWSPAGWGYLAIKSARLKG from the coding sequence GTGGAGCTGATCGCCCTATATACTGGCGGCAAGGACAGCCACTACGCGATAATTAAGGCCATAGAGGCGGGCCACGAGGTGAAGTGCCTCCTCACGGCCGAGCCCGCGCGGATCGACTCCTATATGTTCCATGCAGTAAACGCCAAATGGGCGCTCCTCCACGGGGAGGCCATGGGGATACCCCACTACCTATTTCAAGTCTCTGGCGTCAAGGAGAGAGAGGTAGAGGAGCTGGAGGCCGCATTGGCCAAATACAAGAGGGAGTGCGGAGCCGAAGGGCTCGTGACGGGGGCAATAGCCTCTAGATACCAAAAGGAGAGGGTAGACAGAGTGGCGGCGAGGCTGGGGCTCGCCCATGTGAGCCCGCTGTGGGGGAGAGACCAGAGGGAGCTCTTGAGGGAGGAGGCGGCCGCGTTGCGCTTCGTAATTGTGGCTGTTATGGCCATGGGCCTCGACGAGAGGTGGCTTGGAGTCGAGGTGGACGGAGGGAGGGCCGAGGCCCTCTTGAGGCTAAGCGAGAGGTACGGCTTCTCTCCTGTCGGCGAGGGAGGCGAGTACGAGACGTTTGTGGTGCGGAGCCCGCTCTTTAGGGGGAAGGAGGTGGAGATTGTCGACGCGGACAAGATATGGAGCCCCGCGGGGTGGGGCTATCTGGCCATCAAGTCGGCGAGGCTGAAGGGCTGA
- a CDS encoding aldo/keto reductase — MDYIKLGKTDMKVSRIGLGVWQFDEYAWGPMDYERAKAIVAKAYELGINFFDTAAVYGRGRSEEFLGRAVRELGLRGQVYIATKIPGDWHRRIDVFKSVENQKRRLGVDAIDLIQLHWPSCWYNVPICETMKALEELVDRGLVRYIGVSNYPPQLLEAARWCLSKTDIATSQNRYNLLEREADKELLPYLRRNGIALIAWSPLAKGAVTGKYTAENLPAFNDVRRNDPLFQPENLKAAEPLIAEVKRLAAKYNKTPAQIALNWMIRDPLIYPIPGAKTPEQVAENAGAVGWSLSEEDWARLDKISKEVSEKIVYVTY, encoded by the coding sequence ATGGATTATATCAAGTTGGGTAAAACCGACATGAAGGTTTCTAGAATCGGGTTGGGAGTGTGGCAGTTCGACGAGTACGCCTGGGGCCCTATGGACTACGAGAGGGCCAAGGCCATAGTGGCCAAGGCGTATGAGCTCGGCATAAACTTCTTCGACACCGCGGCGGTCTACGGCAGGGGGAGAAGCGAAGAGTTTTTGGGGAGGGCTGTAAGGGAGCTCGGGCTGAGGGGCCAGGTCTACATAGCAACGAAGATACCGGGCGATTGGCACAGAAGGATAGACGTATTTAAGTCTGTGGAGAACCAAAAGAGGAGGCTGGGGGTCGACGCCATAGATCTAATTCAGCTCCATTGGCCTTCCTGCTGGTACAACGTCCCTATATGTGAGACCATGAAGGCGCTTGAGGAGCTCGTGGATAGGGGGCTCGTTAGATATATAGGGGTGAGCAACTACCCGCCGCAACTGCTGGAGGCGGCCCGTTGGTGCCTCTCTAAGACCGACATTGCGACCAGCCAGAATAGGTACAATCTGCTGGAGAGAGAGGCCGATAAGGAGCTTCTGCCCTATTTGAGGAGGAACGGGATAGCTCTAATCGCGTGGTCCCCGTTGGCCAAAGGCGCCGTGACGGGCAAATACACCGCCGAAAACCTCCCCGCCTTTAACGACGTGAGGAGGAACGACCCGTTGTTCCAGCCCGAGAACTTAAAGGCTGCCGAGCCGCTAATAGCTGAGGTCAAAAGGCTCGCCGCTAAGTACAATAAGACGCCGGCGCAAATAGCGCTTAACTGGATGATAAGAGACCCCCTGATATACCCCATACCGGGCGCCAAGACGCCCGAGCAAGTGGCGGAAAACGCGGGGGCCGTCGGGTGGTCTCTATCAGAGGAGGACTGGGCTAGGCTGGACAAAATAAGCAAGGAGGTCTCTGAGAAGATAGTCTACGTGACCTACTAG
- a CDS encoding DUF72 domain-containing protein, translated as MEVYVGTSGWLYDWNPGSLDWYVSNSGLNAVELNASFYRFPYRRQVESWAKKGARLRWAVKIHRYITHVKRLKEDSIDVWRRFRDLFQPLDPHVDFYLAQLPPSFDKRPAHVERLKAFVEASGVKGRLAVEFRHESWFEEGTVSLCEELGAVAVSVDEPGVTWIVSTGGVVYLRMHGRSAWYSHEYSRDELEEVAQKIKSLGPKRVYVFFNNDHWMLENAREMLHLLERY; from the coding sequence GTGGAGGTCTACGTGGGCACGAGCGGGTGGCTGTACGACTGGAACCCCGGCTCTCTAGACTGGTATGTCTCCAATTCGGGCCTAAACGCCGTGGAGCTCAACGCCTCTTTCTACCGCTTCCCCTATAGGAGACAGGTGGAGTCTTGGGCCAAGAAGGGGGCCCGGCTCCGCTGGGCCGTTAAGATACATAGATACATAACACACGTGAAGAGGCTCAAGGAGGACTCAATTGACGTATGGCGGCGCTTTAGGGATCTATTCCAGCCGCTGGACCCCCACGTCGATTTCTATCTGGCCCAACTGCCACCTAGCTTCGATAAGAGGCCGGCCCACGTGGAGAGGCTCAAGGCCTTCGTAGAGGCTTCTGGCGTCAAGGGGAGGCTCGCCGTGGAGTTCAGACATGAGTCTTGGTTTGAGGAGGGCACTGTCTCCCTCTGCGAGGAGCTCGGCGCGGTCGCCGTGTCTGTAGACGAGCCTGGCGTCACCTGGATAGTATCGACAGGCGGCGTCGTATATCTCAGAATGCACGGCAGGTCCGCTTGGTATTCCCATGAGTACAGCAGAGACGAATTGGAGGAGGTGGCGCAGAAGATAAAATCGCTGGGCCCCAAGAGGGTCTACGTGTTCTTCAACAACGACCATTGGATGTTAGAAAACGCGCGGGAGATGTTACACCTACTCGAAAGATATTAA
- a CDS encoding dolichol kinase — MLGDLALGAIFLIWILFLSGYITKELYEYWVSRGMAPMRAVYFNRKIIHILAGGLVAISLPYFSSWVVPVVMALLLSVFLYVPRRTGKLMYWFQTPDNAYEIHFTLSWAFMVFITWPLLNALNVGIASILFMAFGDAATGIVRNALFGRRTKSWWGNLAMALVSIPIGYIYVGPLGALAGAVASVVEHFEWPPIDDNVTVPLVSFAIMLLSRLVA; from the coding sequence ATGTTGGGAGATTTGGCGCTCGGCGCGATTTTCCTCATATGGATTCTATTCCTTTCGGGCTATATAACCAAAGAGCTCTATGAGTATTGGGTCTCTAGGGGGATGGCGCCTATGCGCGCCGTATATTTCAACAGGAAGATTATACATATACTGGCCGGCGGCCTCGTGGCTATCTCCCTGCCCTACTTCTCCTCGTGGGTCGTCCCCGTAGTCATGGCCCTACTCCTAAGCGTATTTCTATACGTGCCGAGGAGGACCGGCAAGCTCATGTATTGGTTCCAGACGCCAGACAACGCCTACGAGATACACTTCACGCTCTCATGGGCCTTCATGGTCTTCATCACATGGCCCCTTCTGAACGCCCTCAATGTGGGGATAGCGTCGATACTCTTTATGGCCTTCGGCGACGCCGCTACCGGCATAGTGAGGAATGCCCTATTTGGGCGGAGGACTAAGTCTTGGTGGGGCAATTTGGCCATGGCCCTAGTCTCGATACCCATAGGCTATATCTACGTCGGGCCGTTAGGCGCGTTGGCGGGCGCAGTAGCCAGCGTGGTGGAACATTTCGAGTGGCCGCCTATAGACGACAACGTCACCGTGCCCCTAGTCTCCTTCGCCATAATGTTGCTCTCTAGGCTGGTGGCGTAA
- a CDS encoding hydroxymethylglutaryl-CoA reductase, protein MLPASVLRQLYVQGSLKNSADGVEFKLKNMLAPATITDMKILIDGAVVPKDKIEVVTSTGRYSASQLEQQGYKFSVRDEVTIVLRGMSLSSGPHKIEISAKTREWGELSFDVTDVPR, encoded by the coding sequence ATGTTGCCGGCTTCAGTATTGAGGCAACTCTATGTACAGGGGAGCTTAAAGAATAGCGCCGATGGTGTTGAGTTCAAATTAAAGAACATGTTGGCCCCTGCTACAATCACCGATATGAAGATACTAATAGATGGGGCCGTCGTGCCCAAAGACAAAATAGAGGTTGTCACATCTACAGGTAGGTACTCCGCATCGCAGTTGGAACAACAAGGCTATAAGTTCTCAGTGCGGGATGAAGTCACCATAGTCCTCAGGGGGATGTCCCTATCGAGCGGTCCCCACAAGATAGAAATAAGTGCAAAGACCAGAGAGTGGGGCGAGTTGTCTTTTGACGTGACCGACGTTCCCCGATAG
- a CDS encoding Lrp/AsnC ligand binding domain-containing protein, with the protein MVEAFVFINTDIGAEDEVLEALSKMPEVKEAMIVYGPYDLVARISTDTTENLRKIVSDKIRRMPKIRSTTTLIIAKSIVK; encoded by the coding sequence ATGGTAGAGGCATTCGTGTTCATTAATACCGACATAGGGGCGGAGGACGAAGTCCTCGAGGCTCTGTCTAAGATGCCCGAGGTGAAGGAGGCCATGATAGTGTATGGCCCCTACGACCTCGTGGCGAGGATCTCCACAGACACCACTGAGAACCTTAGGAAGATAGTGTCAGACAAAATCAGGAGGATGCCTAAAATAAGAAGCACGACTACCCTCATAATCGCCAAGTCGATAGTCAAGTAA
- the argF gene encoding ornithine carbamoyltransferase — MFRGRDLLTLMEYKPDEVKALLEMAKGLKARYYAGEIYTPIHVGKTVVLIFEKPSTRTRISTSVAAYQLGMNVIVTNPQELQLGRGETVADTARTLSRYVHVIAARVYRHETLEELAQYAAVPVVNLLSDRFHPLQALADALTLWEKKGRLEGLKVAFVGDVGNNVAASLVVIGSKLGWEVRLVGPKRLWRGDLPKLMEDAGRTGAHVYQTESLEDLRGVDAVYTDVWVSMGFEKEAEERERLLRPYQVNSAVMELAGPQALFMHCLPAHRGMEVTDDVIDGPRSVVWDQAENRLHTAKAVLAAITP, encoded by the coding sequence ATGTTTAGAGGTAGGGACCTATTGACGTTGATGGAATACAAGCCGGACGAAGTGAAGGCCCTTTTGGAGATGGCCAAAGGGCTCAAGGCCAGATACTACGCCGGGGAGATCTATACGCCTATACATGTCGGCAAGACTGTCGTTTTGATTTTCGAAAAGCCCTCGACTAGGACTCGCATCTCGACTTCGGTCGCAGCCTACCAGTTGGGTATGAATGTAATTGTGACGAATCCACAAGAGCTCCAGCTGGGGAGGGGCGAGACCGTGGCAGATACCGCCAGGACGCTTTCGCGGTACGTACACGTAATAGCGGCTAGAGTCTATAGGCACGAGACGTTAGAGGAGCTGGCTCAATATGCGGCAGTGCCCGTGGTGAACCTCCTATCTGATAGGTTCCACCCACTTCAAGCCCTTGCAGATGCATTGACGCTCTGGGAGAAAAAGGGCCGCCTCGAGGGGCTTAAGGTCGCCTTCGTCGGCGACGTCGGGAACAACGTGGCGGCGAGTCTCGTCGTAATTGGGTCCAAATTGGGGTGGGAAGTGAGGCTCGTGGGGCCCAAACGGCTCTGGAGGGGCGACCTGCCTAAGTTGATGGAGGACGCCGGGAGGACTGGCGCGCATGTGTACCAGACGGAGTCGCTAGAGGACCTCAGGGGCGTCGACGCCGTGTATACCGACGTCTGGGTCTCCATGGGCTTCGAGAAGGAGGCCGAGGAGAGGGAAAGGCTCTTGAGGCCCTATCAGGTGAACTCGGCTGTTATGGAGCTCGCCGGGCCGCAAGCGTTGTTCATGCACTGCCTGCCGGCCCATAGGGGCATGGAAGTCACAGACGACGTCATAGACGGGCCGAGGTCTGTGGTGTGGGACCAGGCGGAAAACAGGCTCCACACCGCCAAGGCCGTCTTGGCCGCAATTACGCCCTAG
- the dph5 gene encoding diphthine synthase, which translates to MPRLYLVGLGLSPLYMTEATKRAIGDAQCVFADVYTSYFDYRALGVEARPLDRKELEDKGGAAIEECLKSGRNAALLVPGDPLAATAHAALVASMRAKGYEVVVVPGVSIICAAMSAACLSIYKLGGVATVTYPRMGVYSLRPYELARDNLSRGLHTLLLLDIRDEGGFMPPSDAARILMELEAREGAGVFIGRRQVVVAYRLGWPEGGVAVGTLEEVAQSDLPGPAVIIVPAALNPVESECISSLPKIGERRRKP; encoded by the coding sequence ATGCCTCGTTTATACCTAGTGGGTCTGGGGCTGTCGCCTCTATACATGACGGAGGCGACCAAGCGTGCTATAGGCGATGCCCAATGCGTCTTCGCAGATGTCTACACCAGCTACTTCGACTATAGAGCTCTGGGCGTAGAGGCGCGCCCTCTAGACAGGAAGGAGCTCGAGGACAAGGGGGGAGCCGCGATAGAGGAGTGCCTCAAGTCGGGGAGGAACGCGGCCCTTTTGGTGCCGGGCGACCCTCTGGCCGCCACGGCTCATGCGGCCCTGGTGGCGTCCATGAGGGCCAAGGGGTACGAGGTTGTGGTGGTCCCCGGCGTGTCTATAATCTGCGCCGCCATGTCTGCGGCCTGTCTGTCCATATATAAGCTGGGCGGAGTGGCCACAGTGACCTACCCCAGAATGGGCGTATATTCGTTGAGACCCTACGAGCTCGCTAGGGACAACCTCTCGAGGGGCCTCCACACGCTCTTGTTGCTCGACATAAGGGACGAGGGGGGCTTCATGCCTCCTTCAGATGCGGCTAGGATCCTCATGGAGTTAGAGGCGAGGGAGGGAGCGGGAGTCTTTATTGGCAGGAGGCAGGTGGTGGTGGCGTATAGGCTCGGCTGGCCCGAGGGGGGAGTGGCGGTGGGGACTCTTGAGGAGGTAGCCCAATCCGACCTCCCAGGGCCTGCCGTGATAATAGTGCCGGCCGCCTTGAACCCCGTGGAGTCTGAATGTATCTCTTCTCTGCCCAAAATAGGCGAGAGGCGCCGCAAGCCTTGA
- the cyoE gene encoding heme o synthase yields the protein MAFRPEIDVARDYLILLKPKVIWLLILSSVVGYLYAAMPDISWRAVLELIVVGLLSTGGSAAFNQYWERDIDAKMGRTSSRPLPSGRLKPAAALAYSLAISILGFLAAWLWLGLSVAIAVIAGWLFYAVVYTILLKRRHWSNILLGGFAGNAAFLSGWLAARPITLEALLDSMAIYIWIPAHIWSLAYVYRDEYREANIPMLTAMLPEGKAVALISLLDVGAAIYMWALAYTFRGLLGALVMAPAAAVAIYLGLKALRDRDDRAFWRVFKSSSPLLTFFFIALLV from the coding sequence ATGGCCTTTCGGCCCGAAATAGACGTTGCTAGGGACTATTTAATTCTGTTAAAGCCTAAGGTCATTTGGCTCCTCATATTGTCTTCGGTAGTCGGCTACCTCTACGCGGCCATGCCCGATATATCTTGGCGCGCAGTCCTCGAGCTGATTGTGGTCGGTCTTTTATCTACTGGCGGCTCTGCGGCGTTCAACCAGTATTGGGAGAGAGATATAGACGCGAAGATGGGAAGGACGTCCAGTAGGCCTCTGCCCAGCGGCAGATTGAAGCCGGCCGCCGCTCTGGCCTATTCTCTAGCCATATCGATACTGGGCTTCCTCGCGGCTTGGCTTTGGCTCGGCCTCTCTGTCGCGATAGCCGTGATTGCAGGCTGGCTTTTCTACGCAGTTGTATATACAATACTCCTTAAGAGGAGACATTGGTCTAATATACTGCTGGGGGGCTTTGCGGGCAATGCGGCATTTTTATCGGGATGGCTCGCCGCAAGGCCTATAACCTTAGAGGCGTTGCTGGACTCTATGGCTATATACATATGGATACCTGCACATATATGGTCGCTGGCCTACGTATATAGAGACGAATATAGGGAGGCCAACATCCCCATGTTGACAGCCATGTTGCCTGAAGGCAAGGCGGTGGCCCTCATATCGTTGCTAGACGTGGGGGCGGCCATCTATATGTGGGCTTTGGCATACACCTTTAGGGGCTTGTTGGGGGCTTTAGTCATGGCGCCCGCCGCGGCGGTCGCTATATATCTCGGCCTGAAAGCCCTACGCGATAGGGACGACAGGGCATTTTGGCGTGTATTTAAGTCCAGTAGCCCCTTGTTGACTTTCTTCTTCATAGCGCTGCTGGTCTAG
- a CDS encoding HIT family protein, translating to MDCIFCKIAKGEAPAWKVYEDDDLLVILDKYPASYGHLLVIPKAHYENVIDTPDELVVKTFAVAARFARIWKKLGAKGVNIVTNAGREAGQVIFHYHVHVIPRWGDRLLWHGKEEIKEETAREVVEKIKSVLG from the coding sequence ATGGACTGTATATTCTGCAAGATAGCCAAAGGCGAGGCGCCTGCCTGGAAGGTCTACGAGGACGACGATCTGCTCGTAATACTGGACAAATACCCCGCCTCATATGGCCACCTCTTGGTGATCCCCAAGGCCCACTACGAAAACGTAATAGATACGCCAGACGAACTTGTAGTCAAGACGTTCGCCGTGGCGGCCCGTTTCGCGAGGATATGGAAGAAGCTAGGCGCCAAAGGCGTGAACATCGTCACGAATGCGGGCAGAGAGGCGGGCCAAGTCATCTTCCACTATCACGTACACGTCATCCCTCGTTGGGGCGACAGGCTGTTGTGGCACGGCAAGGAGGAGATAAAAGAGGAGACCGCCAGGGAGGTTGTAGAGAAAATAAAATCGGTTTTGGGCTAG